In Camelus bactrianus isolate YW-2024 breed Bactrian camel chromosome 10, ASM4877302v1, whole genome shotgun sequence, a genomic segment contains:
- the TMEM41B gene encoding transmembrane protein 41B isoform X2, translating into MRLEEKACAEAGSARMSLLILVSIFLSAAFVMFLVYKNFPQLSEEERVNMKVPRDMDDAKALGKVLSKYKDTFYVQVLVAYFATYIFLQTFAIPGSIFLSILSGFLYPFPLALFLVCLCSGLGASFCYMLSYLVGRPVVYKYLTEKAVKWSQQVERHREHLINYIIFLRITPFLPNWFINITSPVINVPLKVFFIGTFLGVAPPSFVAIKAGTTLYQLTTAGEAVSWNSVFVLMILALLSILPAIFQKKLKQKFE; encoded by the exons agAAAGCCTGTGCAGAAGCTGGGTCAGCAAGAATGTCACTTCTTATATTGGTGTCCATTTTCTTATCTGCAGCTTTTGTTATGTTTTTGGTATATAAAAATTTCCCTCAGCTTAGTGA agaaGAAAGAGTGAACATGAAGGTTCCCAGAGATATGGATGATGCCAAGGCTCTAGGAAAAGTTCTATCCAAATATAAGGACACCTTTTATGTACAAGTACTTGTAGCTTATTTTGCTACATATATTTT CTTGCAAACATTTGCTATTCCGGGCTCTATATTTCTCAGTATACTCTCAGGGTTTCTTTATCCCTTTCCACTAGCcttatttcttgtttgtttg TGTTCTGGACTTGGTGCCTCATTCTGCTATATGCTCTCCTATTTAGTTGGGAGACCAGTTGTATATAAATACTTAACAGAGAAAGCAGTAAAATGGTCACAGCAG GTTGAGCGTCATAGAGAACATCTCATTAACTACATTATATTTTTGAGAATAACACCATTTCTGCCTAATTGGTTTATTAATATTACATCTCCTGTGATAAACGTGccattgaaagttttttttattggCACTTTTCTAG gtgTTGCACCACCCTCTTTTGTAGCTATTAAGGCAGGAACAACACTGTACCAGCTTACAACAGCAGGGGAAGCTGTTTCCTGGAACTCAGTATTTGTTCTAATGATTTTGGCTCTTCTTTCTATTCTGCCAGCCATCTTccaaaagaaactaaagcagAAATTTGAGTGA